The Microbacterium horticulturae region CGGCAGGTAGCCGACGATGTAGTAGATCGTGTGCAGGAACGCCTGGCCGGTCGCCGGGTCAGTCACCAGGTGTGCGTAGTTGTCGAGTCCGACCCATTTCATCGGGCCGATGAGGTTCCACGAGTGCAGGCTCGTCCAGGCCGCCGACAGCATGGGGCCGATGACGAACGCGAGCAGCGGAATGAGGCTGGGCAGCAGGAAGACCGCGACCGTGAGAAGGTACTTCGTCTTGCGGACGCGGCGCCGGCCCGCCGTCGCGGGCGGCGCAGGCGGAGCAGCCATCGGGGGCTGCATCGTCATGGTGCTCATGGGCGCGCCTCGATCGAGGCGACGAGCCGCTCGCGCACGAGCCGGCCCTGTTCACCGGCGACACCCTGCGAATCGAAGGGGGTTGCCAGCACCAGCGCAGCGGCACCCTGCGCCCAGCGGTCGTCCTGCCAACGCTCGACGGCGACGGTGGTGCCACGCTTTCCGGGCACCAGCGCGCTGCGCAGAGCGCGTTCGAACGGCCCTGACCAGTGGTTCCACGCCTCGACGCCCTCGCCGGAGAGCACGACGATGTCAGGAGCGAACAGGTTCACGGCACCGGCGAGTGAGCGACCGAGCTGCTGTCCGGCATGCGCGAAGATCTCACACGCCTCATCGTTCCCGGCGTCGGCCAAACCATGCAGCTCGTCGATGCCTTCCGCCTCGCCAAGCAGTCGGATCGATCGGGCATCGTTCACGAGAGCCGCCTGCCCGATGATCGCTTCCAGGCATCCCCTGTTGCCACACTGGCACAGCGGACCGTCTTCGCGCACGGGCACGTGGCCGAGGTCGCCGGCGCCACCGGCCCGGCCCCGGACGATCACACCGTCGGCGACGAGGCCGGCGCCCACGCCGTTGCCGACCGTGACGACGAGCACGTTGCGGAAGTCGCGGCCCTGCCCGTAGAGCTGTTCGGCGACCGTGAGCGCATTTACGTTGTTCTCCACGACAACCGGCAGCCCGAGGGCGCGACGCATCTGCTCGCCGAGCGGCACCTGGTTCCAGCGCAGCTGGGTGGAGTCGACAACGCCGATCCCCTGTTCAGCGACGGTACCCGGCAGCCCGACGCCGACGCCGATGAGCCGGTCGGATTCGCCGGCGGCGATGAATTCGGCAACAAGATCAGTGAGATGCGGCACGGCAAGCGGTGAGACGGCGTCGAACGGACGTGTCTCGGAGCGTCGCACAACGCCGTCGATGCCCACTTCGACGAAGGCGAGGTGGTCGGGCGCGACCTTGACTCCGAGCGCAGTGATGTCGTGCGAGACCAGCCCGAGCATGCGCGCGGGGCGGCCGCCGCTGCGGGCTTCGTCGAGCTCTTCGAGCAGTCCGTCGGCGAGCAGGTCACGGGTGAGCTGGGTGATAAGGGCTGCCGAGACGTCGAGCGCGCGGGCGAGCTCGGCACGCGACGCGGGGCCGTGCGCACCGAGATGCGCGAGGATCGCCGTGCGGTTGACGTCCGTCTGTGATCGACCCGCAGCACCCATTTCACTCCTTTGTTAAGTCGTGAAGAAAGAGTAGAAGGAAGTGCGAGGGTATGTCAAGCACGTGCGTTGGTGGCCTGGCCGCGCGCTTCGTGCGGCGTCGTACCCGAGCGACCTCGGGCAGACATCACAACCCGTGACTTGGCAGAAGTGGCTGGATTGACGGCGGCTCTTCCCGCCGCTTCTGGCAACTCACGGCACTCAGCGGGTGAGCGAGCCTCGCGAGCCCCTACCGCCGCACCCGCCCCCGACGCTGCGCGATGCGGGCCGAGCGGTCGAGACCGAAGCTCAGGCGCGCGATGTATCCGCCGATGGCGGTGCCGGCGGCAAGGCCGAGCCCGGTCGCCGCCGCCGACAGCAGCGCGGGCGCCGCGGCCGACGGCTCGAAGTCGTCACCGATCAGCGCGTAGAGGCCCTGGTAGAAGGCCAGACCCGGGATGAGCCCGATGATCCCGGCCATCGCCATCGCGGCCTCGGGCACCTTGATCCACCGGTATGCGAGGTAGGCGATGATCCCGGCGACCGCGCCGGCGATGCCGGCGGCCAGGCCCGGCTGCGGCATGAGCGGACGCAGCAGGTAATACACCGCAAACACGATGACGGCGTCGGCGGCCATGAGCGGCGCCAGGCCGAACCGCACATAAGAGGTGAGCGCGAAGCCGATGCCGATGAGCGCGACCCCCAGCATCCCGGCCCACAATCCACGGCCCGAGCCGAGCGAGGTTCCCACCGACGCCGGCACGCCGAGCCGGAAGGCGACCCCGATCGTCACCCAGATGCCGATG contains the following coding sequences:
- a CDS encoding ROK family transcriptional regulator; amino-acid sequence: MGAAGRSQTDVNRTAILAHLGAHGPASRAELARALDVSAALITQLTRDLLADGLLEELDEARSGGRPARMLGLVSHDITALGVKVAPDHLAFVEVGIDGVVRRSETRPFDAVSPLAVPHLTDLVAEFIAAGESDRLIGVGVGLPGTVAEQGIGVVDSTQLRWNQVPLGEQMRRALGLPVVVENNVNALTVAEQLYGQGRDFRNVLVVTVGNGVGAGLVADGVIVRGRAGGAGDLGHVPVREDGPLCQCGNRGCLEAIIGQAALVNDARSIRLLGEAEGIDELHGLADAGNDEACEIFAHAGQQLGRSLAGAVNLFAPDIVVLSGEGVEAWNHWSGPFERALRSALVPGKRGTTVAVERWQDDRWAQGAAALVLATPFDSQGVAGEQGRLVRERLVASIEARP